The Sulfurimonas lithotrophica genome includes a region encoding these proteins:
- a CDS encoding DUF3373 family protein — MKKIIALSATAAFLSTAVYANDDLQSQIDKLNKQVNYLQKKVSSVNAQAANDNIKFDVDFRTAVDKIEYESVNGNKYKNTNLYSNRLWLNMGYAPTDDMVFKGQLSYYKAFGASYGQRGTGFGFDTFDWISSETLNDDKVRVREAYWLWMPTFGDARVTASIGRRPSTNGYLANLREDDKKPKSPLGHVINMEFDGASAGVTLDKVLPGFMVKLCLGRGLTNATGWASNATSRITPTGFNSFTGGSTQPNYTEDGNNLDTVDLYGFIFVPYDDGQYAVKTTWYRGKNVPGLILSDYSAGADATMNTADDVQTWSMQNTGDMDGMAVSFKVDGIGNEISDFLDETTFFASYAMSKSHPASVNRTATATMVAQGMGITGSMLGSNKSETGHSYWLGVNMPNLTGGRFGLEYNHGDEHWKSFTYGEDTMSGSKLATRGNAIEAYWTQPLIDNVFSMQVRYTQMNYDYSGSNGFFGDGSLSYKVDSIMGKMMDEIETAQDLRVYFRYRY, encoded by the coding sequence ATGAAAAAAATAATTGCTCTTTCTGCCACTGCAGCTTTTCTAAGTACAGCAGTATACGCAAATGATGATTTACAATCTCAGATTGATAAATTAAATAAACAAGTTAATTACTTACAAAAAAAAGTTAGTAGTGTAAATGCTCAGGCGGCAAATGACAATATCAAGTTTGATGTAGATTTTCGTACAGCCGTTGATAAAATTGAATATGAAAGTGTAAACGGTAATAAATATAAAAATACTAATTTATATTCTAATCGTTTATGGTTAAATATGGGTTATGCACCTACTGATGATATGGTTTTTAAAGGTCAACTTTCTTACTATAAAGCTTTTGGTGCTTCTTATGGTCAACGTGGAACAGGTTTTGGATTTGATACATTTGACTGGATTTCAAGTGAAACATTAAATGACGATAAAGTTCGTGTGCGTGAAGCTTATTGGTTATGGATGCCTACATTTGGTGATGCTAGAGTTACTGCAAGTATCGGTCGTCGCCCATCTACAAACGGTTACCTAGCTAACTTAAGAGAAGATGACAAAAAACCAAAATCTCCACTAGGTCATGTTATAAATATGGAATTTGACGGTGCATCTGCCGGTGTTACTTTAGATAAGGTTCTACCTGGTTTTATGGTTAAACTTTGTTTAGGTCGTGGTTTAACAAATGCAACCGGATGGGCTTCTAATGCAACTTCTCGTATAACACCTACCGGTTTCAACTCGTTTACAGGTGGTTCAACACAACCTAACTATACGGAAGATGGAAACAACTTAGATACTGTAGATTTATACGGATTTATTTTTGTACCGTATGATGATGGTCAATACGCGGTTAAAACTACATGGTATCGCGGTAAAAACGTTCCCGGTTTAATTTTATCAGATTATAGCGCAGGAGCTGATGCTACAATGAACACTGCTGATGACGTTCAAACTTGGTCAATGCAAAATACTGGAGATATGGATGGAATGGCTGTATCATTTAAAGTTGACGGTATAGGTAATGAAATATCCGACTTCTTAGATGAAACAACTTTCTTTGCTTCTTATGCTATGAGTAAATCTCATCCGGCTTCAGTTAATCGTACAGCCACTGCTACAATGGTTGCACAAGGTATGGGAATAACTGGTTCAATGTTGGGTAGTAATAAATCTGAAACAGGTCATTCTTACTGGCTTGGTGTAAATATGCCAAACTTAACAGGCGGTAGATTTGGACTAGAGTATAATCATGGTGATGAACACTGGAAGTCATTCACATACGGTGAAGACACTATGTCCGGTTCTAAGCTTGCTACACGTGGTAATGCTATAGAAGCTTATTGGACACAACCTTTAATCGATAATGTATTTTCTATGCAAGTTAGATATACGCAAATGAATTATGACTACTCTGGATCAAATGGTTTCTTTGGTGATGGTAGTTTATCTTATAAGGTAGATTCAATTATGGGTAAAATGATGGATGAAATAGAAACTGCTCAAGATTTAAGAGTATATTTCAGATATAGATACTAA
- the folE gene encoding GTP cyclohydrolase I FolE yields MSDTKDTQFENAVKTMMEHVGEDPNREGLLDTPSRVKKAYEFIFGGYKEDPKKILESALFTSSNDEMVLIKDIELYSTCEHHLLPIIGRVHVAYIPDGKVVGLSKIPRVVNVFARRMQIQEQLTEQIADAIMETINPKGVAVVVQARHMCMEMRGVEKINSTTTSSALRGLFKKDEKTRGEFFSLINSPTGTRY; encoded by the coding sequence TTGTCTGATACTAAAGATACACAGTTTGAAAATGCTGTAAAAACTATGATGGAACATGTAGGGGAAGACCCAAATCGTGAAGGGCTACTTGATACTCCTAGTCGTGTTAAAAAAGCATATGAATTTATATTTGGTGGGTATAAGGAAGATCCGAAAAAGATACTTGAATCAGCTTTGTTTACATCCAGTAATGATGAGATGGTACTTATAAAAGATATAGAACTATATTCAACTTGTGAGCATCATCTCTTACCTATAATAGGTCGTGTACACGTGGCATATATTCCAGACGGAAAAGTGGTTGGACTTTCAAAAATTCCACGTGTTGTAAATGTATTTGCACGTCGTATGCAGATACAAGAACAGTTAACTGAGCAAATTGCAGATGCAATTATGGAGACTATAAACCCAAAAGGTGTAGCAGTTGTAGTTCAGGCTCGTCATATGTGTATGGAGATGCGTGGAGTTGAAAAAATAAACTCTACAACTACATCCTCTGCTCTTCGCGGATTATTTAAAAAAGATGAAAAAACCAGAGGCGAGTTTTTCTCTTTAATAAATTCTCCTACAGGAACTAGATACTAA
- a CDS encoding NAD(P)/FAD-dependent oxidoreductase, producing MSKNQILEEILNEVDKHPEIMSRRDALKFMSVSPVAASVMAGTTVGAASAVAADVKGKIVIVGGGLAGMSTAARLNNSISNADITVIEPDPTSVSYQPGQTLVGAGIWDKEDIIYNRDDFLPSGVKLIKGSVTAFDPDNNSVTVDGSKEVKYDQMIIATGVMLNYAQIKGLEGEITSSGTDNSAVKNSGIGKDGLHSIYFRDGAEATYKGIEELIAKAKAHKGPEKLQAVFTHPNTPIKCGGAPKKIMYLTNSRLEEAGVRDKVELTFYPNGGGMFGIKDYHTAIVEQFKTRGFKWHYKHNLIEVDTATKTAVFDKHWKEKGAYDEDLEEYTMVTKHERVEVKYDFMHITPPMKAPDVVGNSAVGSAKGWVPVNKETLQHVKYPNVWSLGDVAAVPMGKTGGSARKQYKVVVDNMIAAMQGKSLTAKYDGYTVCPLITSIGTVMLAEFNWASKPAGSGKNAASFPLDPTQERWIWWLLKVYALKPMTIHGMLSGRA from the coding sequence ATGTCTAAAAATCAAATCCTAGAAGAGATTCTAAACGAAGTTGATAAGCACCCTGAGATTATGTCTCGTCGTGACGCTTTAAAATTCATGAGTGTTTCACCTGTTGCTGCTTCAGTAATGGCTGGAACAACTGTTGGTGCAGCTAGTGCTGTTGCTGCTGATGTAAAAGGTAAAATAGTTATCGTAGGTGGTGGACTTGCAGGTATGAGTACAGCTGCTCGTCTTAACAACTCTATTAGCAATGCTGATATTACCGTTATTGAGCCGGATCCTACATCTGTATCTTACCAACCTGGTCAAACTTTAGTAGGTGCCGGAATTTGGGACAAAGAAGATATTATCTATAACAGAGATGACTTCTTACCAAGTGGTGTAAAACTAATTAAAGGTAGCGTTACTGCTTTTGACCCTGACAATAACTCTGTAACTGTTGACGGTTCTAAAGAAGTTAAATACGACCAAATGATTATTGCTACAGGTGTTATGCTAAACTATGCACAAATCAAAGGTCTTGAAGGTGAAATCACTTCAAGTGGTACTGATAACTCTGCAGTTAAAAACTCAGGTATAGGTAAAGACGGTCTTCACTCTATCTACTTCCGTGATGGTGCAGAAGCTACTTATAAAGGTATTGAAGAGTTAATCGCTAAAGCTAAAGCTCACAAAGGTCCTGAAAAACTACAAGCTGTATTTACTCACCCAAATACACCTATTAAATGTGGTGGTGCTCCTAAGAAAATCATGTATCTTACAAATTCACGTTTAGAAGAAGCTGGTGTTCGTGATAAAGTTGAGTTAACTTTCTATCCAAACGGTGGTGGAATGTTCGGTATTAAAGATTATCACACTGCAATCGTAGAACAATTTAAAACTCGTGGTTTCAAATGGCACTACAAACATAACCTTATCGAAGTAGATACTGCTACTAAAACTGCTGTATTTGACAAGCACTGGAAAGAAAAAGGTGCATACGATGAGGACTTAGAAGAGTACACTATGGTAACTAAACACGAGCGTGTAGAAGTAAAATATGACTTCATGCATATTACGCCTCCTATGAAAGCTCCGGACGTAGTTGGAAACTCTGCTGTTGGTTCTGCTAAAGGTTGGGTACCTGTAAACAAAGAAACTCTTCAACATGTAAAATACCCTAATGTATGGTCTTTAGGTGATGTTGCTGCTGTTCCTATGGGTAAAACAGGTGGTTCAGCTCGTAAACAATATAAAGTAGTTGTTGACAATATGATTGCTGCAATGCAAGGTAAATCTTTAACTGCTAAGTATGACGGTTATACTGTATGTCCGCTTATTACTAGCATCGGTACTGTAATGTTAGCTGAGTTTAACTGGGCTTCTAAACCTGCAGGTTCAGGTAAAAATGCTGCTTCATTCCCGTTAGACCCGACTCAAGAGAGATGGATTTGGTGGTTACTAAAAGTTTATGCTCTAAAACCAATGACTATTCACGGAATGCTTTCAGGCCGTGCTTAA
- a CDS encoding cytochrome C, whose protein sequence is MKKMIKIALAALVMLTMSATTLSADPAKGQKLYLKKLKGACGMNGAKMAAKHSQMEWEAVKGDLAKEIKNICPKAKDSALKDKYLQHYFDFFYEYANDSGNVPSC, encoded by the coding sequence ATGAAAAAAATGATTAAAATCGCTTTAGCTGCATTAGTAATGCTAACTATGAGTGCTACAACACTTAGTGCAGATCCTGCAAAAGGTCAAAAACTATACCTTAAAAAATTAAAAGGTGCATGTGGAATGAACGGTGCAAAAATGGCTGCAAAACACTCTCAAATGGAATGGGAAGCTGTTAAAGGTGACTTAGCTAAAGAGATTAAAAATATTTGTCCTAAAGCAAAAGACAGTGCATTAAAAGATAAATATTTACAACACTATTTTGACTTTTTCTACGAGTACGCTAACGACAGTGGAAACGTTCCATCTTGTTAA
- the fliI gene encoding flagellar protein export ATPase FliI, protein MPFSSLKEKLSSVSHSTHFGEVVKINATVITATGLNVSISDMVKIISNYNGQETVGMVTEIDGNTFYITPFRFVEGFRAGDKVYLDSNGLNINVGEGLIGRVVNPFMQPIDGKGPIKNTQTAPIIKEPIPAMKRGMIDEVFSVGVKSIDGLLTCGKGQKLGIFAGSGVGKSTLMGMIVRGADAPVKVVALIGERGREVPEFIEKNLGGDLTNTVIIVATSDDSPLMRKYGAFSAMSVAEYFKDKGQDVLFIMDSVTRFAMAQREIGLALGEPPTSKGYPPSSLTLLPQLMERAGKEVGKGSITAFFTVLIEGDDMSDPIADQSRSILDGHIVLSRELTDFGIYPPIHILNSASRVMNDITSVEHIDAVMKFRRMYTLLKENEMLIRIGAYIKGTDKELDEAIEKKDSMENFLKQRADNQIPYEQSMQEILSIIK, encoded by the coding sequence ATGCCGTTTAGCTCCCTAAAAGAAAAATTATCGTCTGTTAGCCACTCTACACATTTTGGAGAAGTGGTTAAAATTAATGCTACGGTAATAACTGCAACAGGATTAAATGTCAGCATCTCCGATATGGTAAAAATCATATCAAACTATAATGGACAAGAAACGGTAGGAATGGTTACCGAAATAGACGGTAATACTTTTTATATAACTCCATTTCGTTTTGTTGAGGGTTTTCGTGCCGGCGATAAAGTATATTTAGATTCTAACGGATTAAATATAAATGTAGGTGAAGGTTTAATAGGTCGTGTAGTAAACCCGTTTATGCAACCCATAGACGGTAAAGGTCCCATAAAAAACACTCAAACAGCCCCGATTATAAAAGAGCCTATTCCTGCAATGAAGCGTGGAATGATAGATGAGGTATTTAGTGTAGGGGTTAAAAGTATAGATGGTCTTTTGACATGTGGAAAAGGTCAAAAGCTTGGTATTTTTGCAGGAAGTGGGGTAGGTAAATCCACTTTAATGGGTATGATTGTTCGCGGTGCTGATGCACCTGTTAAAGTTGTAGCACTTATCGGTGAGCGTGGACGTGAAGTACCGGAATTTATAGAGAAAAACCTCGGCGGTGATTTGACAAATACCGTAATCATCGTTGCAACTTCCGATGACTCGCCTCTTATGCGTAAGTATGGAGCCTTTTCGGCTATGAGTGTTGCCGAGTATTTTAAAGATAAAGGTCAAGATGTCCTTTTTATAATGGATTCCGTTACCAGGTTTGCTATGGCACAACGTGAAATAGGTCTTGCACTTGGTGAACCTCCGACATCAAAAGGTTATCCTCCGTCATCCCTAACTTTACTTCCGCAACTTATGGAGCGTGCAGGAAAAGAGGTTGGTAAAGGTAGTATTACGGCATTTTTTACTGTTTTAATTGAGGGTGATGATATGAGTGACCCTATTGCAGATCAAAGTAGGTCGATTTTAGACGGTCATATTGTACTCTCACGTGAACTTACCGACTTTGGTATATATCCGCCTATCCATATATTAAACTCTGCATCCAGGGTTATGAATGACATTACAAGCGTAGAACATATAGATGCAGTAATGAAGTTTAGAAGAATGTACACTCTTTTAAAAGAGAACGAGATGCTAATCCGTATAGGTGCATATATAAAAGGTACAGATAAAGAACTTGATGAAGCTATAGAAAAAAAAGACAGTATGGAGAACTTTTTAAAACAACGTGCAGATAATCAAATTCCTTATGAACAGAGTATGCAAGAAATATTGTCTATTATTAAATAG
- a CDS encoding WD40 repeat domain-containing protein produces the protein MSEIIECIKARSFITSLKTTSTDELAFCTKLHGAKIFSTKNCNVKYHFTSQHLNQDTTAFTFNLQGNLIAFANIKAIYIADIEKKEILKIIPTDDQHIQILTFDETSNYLIAGNENGRVTQYNWANSSAISRLCSFPHECSDRKYIRKNYVSALCVKNNRLACSGLGGAIIVLDMYSRANKIVLQNTNSRINALHFIDDDTILSANFDGLISIFSIKQRKLLSEIDTPLTQIRQVLPMPESNYIMLCSNTNYVSIVDIKNSKMLQHKYMSFDDKVIRLSSIDYKHVAVALRSGFIKKIELSCEEDLKSLVLHNSLDKAYELVEKEPMLKSTKTYMDLNKLYNNIYNKAIVALINQNTSLANELLKMFKNIPSKQKEINSLFIAFKNYNNLKLLYLSKKLSLAYALCSKYPELEKTPIFRKMEEIWRDVFKNAQRQILLNKTQNARSLLQEYKTIPSKKEMIDLVLNQNKDFVEFIFAIDKKNYAKASMLALRNKLLMKSPSYNTLQSEIEYKTEQIKNFIYHGDVANARIAISIIKDVPYLKQQISDFDRECKHLEALQHYYKENNLKKCYETLDIYTSLYTTELGELLEKHWQKIVEECESYALKGKISDIKNTLGLLVTLKSRVDKIGDLFRLAFHIRVKTYLSKRSFKNAQQLIYSYIDTFGLDYEIKMLMKKYEQKTKHKLAITHDITTQRDSWLFSEFIQ, from the coding sequence TTGTCTGAAATTATAGAGTGCATTAAGGCTAGATCATTCATAACCTCTCTCAAAACAACTTCTACCGACGAACTCGCTTTTTGTACAAAACTTCATGGTGCAAAAATTTTTTCTACCAAAAATTGTAATGTTAAATACCACTTTACAAGCCAACATCTAAATCAAGATACAACAGCTTTTACATTTAATCTGCAAGGTAACCTTATTGCTTTTGCAAATATAAAGGCTATATATATAGCCGATATAGAAAAAAAAGAGATTTTAAAAATAATTCCCACCGATGACCAGCACATTCAAATACTAACATTTGATGAAACATCTAATTATTTAATAGCTGGTAATGAAAACGGTAGAGTAACCCAATATAACTGGGCAAATTCTTCTGCAATATCGAGATTATGTTCATTTCCACATGAGTGTAGCGATAGAAAATATATACGTAAAAACTACGTTAGTGCGCTGTGTGTTAAAAATAATCGTTTAGCATGCTCAGGGTTAGGTGGAGCAATAATTGTATTAGATATGTACTCCAGAGCGAATAAAATCGTTTTACAAAATACTAATTCAAGAATCAATGCTTTACACTTTATAGATGATGATACAATTTTAAGCGCAAACTTTGACGGTCTAATAAGCATATTTTCTATAAAGCAAAGAAAATTATTAAGTGAAATAGACACGCCTCTTACACAGATTCGTCAAGTTTTACCAATGCCAGAGTCAAACTATATCATGCTTTGTTCAAATACAAATTACGTAAGTATTGTTGATATTAAAAACTCCAAAATGTTGCAACACAAATATATGAGCTTTGACGATAAAGTAATCAGACTCTCATCTATAGACTATAAACATGTTGCCGTTGCTTTAAGAAGCGGTTTTATCAAAAAGATTGAACTCTCTTGTGAAGAAGATTTAAAATCCTTGGTACTACACAACTCTTTAGACAAAGCGTATGAACTTGTTGAAAAAGAACCGATGCTAAAAAGCACAAAAACTTATATGGATTTAAATAAACTATATAATAATATATATAATAAAGCTATAGTCGCATTGATAAACCAAAATACTTCTTTAGCAAATGAACTGCTAAAAATGTTCAAAAACATACCTTCTAAACAAAAAGAAATTAACTCTTTATTCATTGCTTTTAAAAATTATAATAATCTAAAACTTCTATATTTAAGTAAAAAACTCTCTCTTGCCTATGCTCTTTGTTCTAAATATCCGGAGTTGGAAAAAACACCTATATTTAGAAAGATGGAAGAGATTTGGAGGGATGTCTTTAAAAATGCACAAAGACAAATACTGCTTAACAAAACACAAAATGCAAGATCCCTGCTTCAAGAATATAAAACAATACCTTCAAAAAAGGAGATGATTGACTTAGTTCTAAACCAAAATAAAGATTTTGTTGAGTTTATCTTTGCTATAGATAAAAAAAATTATGCGAAAGCTTCTATGCTTGCTCTTAGAAATAAACTTCTAATGAAATCACCAAGTTATAATACGCTTCAAAGTGAGATTGAATACAAAACAGAACAAATCAAAAATTTTATATACCACGGCGATGTTGCAAATGCAAGAATAGCAATATCTATTATAAAAGATGTGCCTTATTTAAAGCAGCAAATTTCCGACTTTGATAGAGAGTGCAAACATTTAGAAGCTCTTCAACACTATTATAAAGAAAATAATTTAAAAAAATGCTATGAAACCTTAGACATATACACGAGTTTATATACAACCGAACTTGGCGAACTCTTAGAAAAACATTGGCAAAAAATAGTTGAAGAATGTGAGAGTTATGCCCTTAAAGGAAAGATATCGGATATAAAGAACACTCTTGGGCTATTAGTAACCTTAAAGAGCAGGGTTGATAAAATCGGTGATTTATTTAGACTTGCATTTCATATAAGAGTCAAAACATATCTATCTAAGCGTTCTTTTAAAAATGCTCAACAACTCATTTATTCATACATAGATACATTTGGACTAGACTATGAGATAAAAATGCTGATGAAAAAATACGAACAAAAGACTAAGCATAAACTAGCTATTACACATGACATTACAACCCAGAGAGACAGTTGGTTGTTTTCAGAATTTATTCAATAA
- a CDS encoding DUF3373 family protein: MKRIIALSSVAILSSGLYASTDTQTQIDELKKEIQKLKKDQKRTNMSLSSVKKATGGDNVKLDIDFRNTFESLEYKDNKNNIKAENDSLFTSRLFLNMAATPMKGLIFKGQLAIYSTWGAHIYDESTGLKDWSASSKPTDTVMRIKEAYFVYSNSIGSQPISFSIGRRPSTNGFLANYRENEDKPSSPLAHITNMEVNGAMVKLDWGRFIEGAYTKFVYGRAHTGATNGVYGYDGTGGITPYALDSSTNYGDDKDVDFFVVPGQAYYNGQYQIMYEWAHIFNTKGQRFNDPSTAKAAAGTADLFSVGLKIEGIGDEISDFLDETTFFISGAYTDYNAKSGYQLLGSSNGGSKNGSSIWTGIIIPDMITDSGKFGFEYNHGSKYWTPMTWAEDTTIGSKISVRGQAYEAYWNFDLFGVKYLPSQIRYTYIQHDYTPNNKCAGWVAPTDADITSKNIRLAITYKY; encoded by the coding sequence ATGAAAAGAATAATAGCCCTCTCTTCTGTTGCTATTTTAAGCTCCGGTTTATATGCATCTACAGATACTCAAACTCAAATAGATGAACTAAAAAAAGAGATTCAAAAATTAAAGAAAGATCAAAAAAGAACTAATATGTCTTTAAGCTCAGTTAAAAAAGCTACTGGAGGCGATAATGTTAAACTCGATATTGATTTTAGAAACACCTTTGAATCTTTAGAGTATAAAGATAATAAAAACAATATAAAAGCTGAAAACGATTCACTTTTTACAAGCAGACTCTTTTTAAATATGGCTGCAACACCTATGAAAGGATTAATCTTTAAAGGTCAACTTGCTATATATTCAACTTGGGGTGCACATATATATGATGAAAGTACAGGTTTAAAAGACTGGTCTGCTTCATCTAAACCTACTGATACAGTGATGCGCATTAAAGAAGCTTATTTTGTTTACTCTAACTCTATAGGATCTCAACCTATAAGTTTTTCTATAGGTCGTCGTCCTTCAACAAATGGTTTTTTAGCTAATTATAGAGAGAATGAAGATAAACCGAGTTCACCTTTAGCACATATTACAAATATGGAAGTAAACGGGGCTATGGTTAAACTCGACTGGGGTCGTTTTATAGAGGGTGCATATACCAAATTTGTATATGGACGTGCTCATACGGGAGCGACAAACGGTGTATATGGATACGACGGAACAGGAGGCATCACACCTTATGCCTTAGATAGCAGTACTAATTACGGTGATGACAAAGACGTTGATTTTTTTGTAGTGCCTGGTCAAGCGTATTATAACGGTCAATATCAAATTATGTATGAATGGGCACATATTTTTAATACAAAAGGTCAAAGATTTAACGACCCTTCAACTGCTAAAGCAGCAGCCGGTACGGCAGATTTATTCTCTGTAGGTTTAAAAATCGAAGGTATTGGGGATGAAATAAGTGATTTTTTAGATGAAACTACATTTTTTATATCCGGTGCTTATACCGACTATAATGCAAAAAGCGGATATCAATTATTAGGTTCAAGTAACGGTGGCAGTAAAAACGGTTCTTCTATATGGACAGGAATTATAATACCTGATATGATTACGGATTCTGGAAAATTCGGGTTTGAATATAATCATGGTTCAAAATACTGGACACCAATGACTTGGGCTGAAGATACTACTATCGGTTCAAAAATATCCGTACGCGGTCAAGCTTATGAAGCTTACTGGAATTTTGATTTATTTGGAGTAAAATATCTTCCATCACAAATTAGATATACTTATATACAACATGATTATACTCCGAACAATAAATGTGCAGGTTGGGTTGCACCGACAGATGCAGATATAACTTCCAAAAACATTAGACTTGCTATAACCTATAAATACTAA
- a CDS encoding ribonuclease J, with protein sequence MEKNGNVKEPEVNGNVKESSKPNSNRKPNNRNNNRSNQNRDSKQNNKNNSQNRNKNSGGRGRRRQSTPVDENLKKFVAMNQEGHKQRLNPHFKLDLNSKDKIRITPLGGLGEIGGNITVFETQKEAILVDVGMSFPDEDMHGVDILVPDFSYIREIKDKIKAVIITHAHEDHIGAMPYLYKEMQFPIYGSPLPLAMIGNKFDEHHIKEHRRFFNPIEKRKVYEIGDDFKIEWMHMTHSIIDSSSLAITTEAGTVIHTGDFKIDHTPVDGYTADLHRLAYYGEKGVLCLLSDSTNSYNPQPTPSELSVAPALDRVFSKAEGRVILSTFSSNIHRVQQAIQYGIKYGRKICVIGRSMERNIEIAMQYDYVKLPKNAFVEPEQISHMNDKDVLIVTTGSQGEPSSALFRMSIGEHRHVKIKPTDLVVLSSRAIPGNEGSISGMLNHLQRAGAKISHDKDIHVSGHASIEEQKLMLRLTNPKFFLPVHGEYNHVVRHKETAVMCGIPERNIYIMNDGDSIEVAPKYMRKVKTVKSGKTYIDNQNNHKIDDDIVLDRQKLASDGIVMLIAEVDGQHAKMLSKPKVTTFGLVADKQDKAFAKEMEDVLEHFLLHIKDGLLENGRALENDLRQVVRKHIYRKMKKYPLIVPHVFVQ encoded by the coding sequence ATGGAAAAGAACGGTAATGTAAAAGAACCGGAAGTAAACGGTAATGTAAAAGAAAGTTCAAAACCAAATAGTAATCGTAAACCAAACAATAGAAACAATAACAGAAGCAATCAAAACAGAGATTCAAAACAAAATAACAAAAATAATAGTCAAAACCGCAATAAGAATAGCGGTGGACGAGGACGTCGTCGTCAATCGACGCCAGTAGATGAAAATCTTAAAAAATTTGTTGCGATGAATCAAGAAGGTCATAAGCAAAGATTAAATCCACACTTTAAACTTGATTTGAACTCAAAAGATAAAATCCGCATTACACCATTAGGCGGTTTAGGCGAAATCGGTGGAAACATTACCGTGTTTGAGACACAAAAAGAAGCAATCCTTGTTGATGTAGGTATGAGTTTTCCTGATGAAGATATGCACGGTGTTGATATATTAGTACCGGATTTTTCATATATCCGTGAGATAAAAGATAAAATCAAAGCTGTTATTATAACCCATGCCCATGAAGACCACATAGGTGCTATGCCGTATCTTTATAAAGAGATGCAGTTCCCGATATACGGTTCGCCACTGCCTCTAGCAATGATAGGTAATAAGTTTGATGAGCATCATATAAAAGAACATAGAAGATTTTTTAATCCGATAGAAAAAAGAAAAGTATATGAGATAGGTGATGATTTTAAAATAGAGTGGATGCATATGACACACTCAATTATAGATAGTTCATCTTTAGCTATTACTACAGAAGCCGGTACGGTTATACATACCGGTGATTTTAAAATAGACCATACTCCTGTAGATGGCTATACAGCTGATTTACACAGGCTTGCTTACTATGGAGAAAAAGGTGTGCTTTGTCTTTTAAGTGATTCTACCAACTCATATAATCCACAGCCTACACCTTCAGAATTAAGTGTAGCACCTGCACTTGATAGAGTTTTTTCCAAAGCGGAAGGTCGTGTAATACTTTCAACATTCAGCTCAAATATTCACCGTGTTCAGCAAGCTATCCAATACGGTATAAAATATGGACGTAAAATCTGTGTAATAGGTCGTTCAATGGAGCGTAATATTGAGATAGCTATGCAATATGACTATGTAAAACTTCCTAAAAATGCGTTTGTTGAACCTGAACAAATATCTCATATGAATGATAAAGATGTTCTAATTGTTACAACGGGAAGCCAAGGAGAGCCAAGCTCAGCTCTGTTTAGAATGAGTATAGGTGAGCACAGGCATGTTAAAATTAAGCCTACGGACTTGGTAGTATTATCCTCACGTGCAATTCCTGGTAATGAGGGAAGCATCTCAGGAATGCTTAACCACCTTCAACGAGCAGGTGCAAAAATATCTCACGATAAAGATATTCACGTATCTGGTCATGCTTCTATAGAAGAACAAAAGCTCATGTTACGTCTAACAAACCCTAAGTTTTTCTTACCGGTTCACGGTGAATATAATCATGTTGTACGCCATAAAGAGACAGCTGTAATGTGTGGAATTCCTGAGAGAAATATTTATATTATGAATGATGGAGATTCTATAGAGGTAGCTCCAAAATATATGAGAAAAGTTAAAACCGTTAAATCAGGTAAAACTTATATAGACAACCAAAATAATCATAAAATTGATGACGATATTGTACTTGATCGCCAAAAACTTGCATCTGACGGTATTGTTATGCTTATAGCAGAGGTTGATGGACAACATGCTAAGATGCTCTCAAAACCTAAAGTTACTACATTTGGTTTAGTTGCCGACAAACAAGATAAAGCGTTTGCTAAAGAGATGGAGGATGTACTAGAACATTTCTTACTTCATATTAAAGACGGTTTATTAGAAAACGGTCGTGCATTAGAGAATGATTTACGTCAAGTTGTACGCAAACATATCTACCGTAAAATGAAAAAATATCCGCTTATTGTTCCACACGTATTTGTTCAATAA